The Pseudomonas sp. MPC6 nucleotide sequence ATGTCCCGACTCAATCCCCGGCAGCAAGAAGCCGTGAGCTACGTCGGCGGCCCTCTTTTGGTGCTCGCCGGCGCGGGCTCCGGCAAGACCAGCGTGATCACGCGCAAGATCGCGCACCTGGTCCAGAACTGCGGCATTCGCGCCCAGTACATCGTCGCCATGACCTTTACCAACAAGGCCGCGCGCGAGATGAAGGAACGGGTCGGCACCCTGCTCAAGGGCGGCGAAGGCCGCGGCCTGACGGTGTGCACCTTTCACAACCTGGGCCTGAACATCATCCGCAAGGAACATGTTCGCCTGGGCTACAAGCCGGGCTTTTCGATCTTTGACGAGACCGACGTCAAAGCCTTGATGACCGACATCATGCAGAAGGAATACTCGGGCGACGACGGTGTCGACGAGATCAAGAACATGATCGGCTCTTGGAAAAACGACCTGATCCTGCCGCCCGAAGCCCTGGAAAATGCGCGCAACCCCAAGGAACAGACTGCCGCCATCGTCTATACCCACTATCAGCGCACGCTCAAGGCGTTCAATGCGGTGGACTTCGACGACCTGATCCTGCTGCCGGTAAAACTTTTTCAGGAACACGCCGACATCCTGGAAAAGTGGCAGAACAAAGTCCGCTACCTGCTGGTGGACGAATACCAGGACACCAACGCCAGCCAATATCTGCTGGTGAAGCTGCTGATCGGCACGCGCAACCAATTCACCGTGGTCGGCGACGATGACCAGTCGATCTACGCCTGGCGCGGCGCCCGCCCGGAAAACCTGATGTTGCTCAAGGACGATTACCCGTCCCTGAAAGTCGTCATGCTCGAGCAGAACTACCGCTCCACCAGTCGCATCCTGCGCTGCGCCAACGTGCTGATCTCGAATAACCCGCACGAGTTCGAAAAGCAGCTGTGGAGTGAAATGGGGCACGGCGACGAGATCCGGGTGATCCGCTGCCGCAACGAAGACGCCGAAGCCGAGCGCGTGGCCGTGGAAATCCTCAGCCTGCATTTGCGCACCGATCGGCCGTACAGCGATTTCGCGATCCTGTATCGCGGTAACTACCAGGCCAAGTTGATCGAGCTGAAGTTGCAGCATCACCAGGTTCCTTACCGATTGTCCGGCGGCAACAGCTTTTTCGGACGTCAGGAAGTGAAAGACCTGATGGCTTACTTCCGCCTGATCGTGAACCCGGATGACGATAACGCCTTCCTGCGGGTGATCAACGTCCCACGCCGGGAAATCGGTTCGACCACGCTGGAAAAGCTGGGAAACTACGCCACCGAGCGAAAAATCTCGATGTACGCCGCCACCGACGAAATCGGCCTGGGCGAACACCTGGATGCCCGTTTCACCGATCGCCTGTCGCGCTTCAAGCGCTTCATGGACAAGGTTCGCGAGCAATGCGCCGGCGAAGACCCGATCTCGGCGCTGCGCAGCATGGTCATGGATATCGACTACGAAAACTGGCTGCGCACCAACAGCTCCAGCGACAAGGCCGCCGACTACCGCATGGGTAACGTCTGGTTCCTGATCGAGGCGTTGAAGAACACGCTCGAAAAAGACGAAGAAGGCGAGATGACTGTCGAAGACGCCATCGGCAAACTCGTGCTGCGCGACATGCTGGAGCGTCAGCAGGAAGAGGAAGACGGCGCCGAAGGCGTGCAGATGATGACCTTGCACGCCTCCAAGGGCCTGGAATTTCCCTACGTGTTCATCATGGGCATGGAAGAGGAAATCCTCCCGCACCGCTCCAGCATCGAAGCCGACACCATCGAGGAAGAACGCCGCCTGGCCTACGTCGGGATTACCCGTGCGCGCCAGACCCTGGCCTTCACCTTCGCCGCCAAGCGCAAGCAATACGGCGAGATCATCGACTGCGCGCCGAGCCGCTTCCTGGATGAGCTGCCGCCGGACGACCTGGCCTGGGAAGGCACCGACGACACCCCCGTTGAAGTCAAAGCCGTCCGTGGCAATACCGCATTGGCGGATATACGCGCGATGTTAAAGCGCTAAAATTGACTACTTTTTAACCAGCCCTGGACGCACAGGCGTCATTAGAGGAACGCTTCATGGAAGCACTGCACAAGAAAATCCGCGAAGAAGGCATCGTGCTTTCCGACCAGGTCCTGAAAGTCGACGCCTTTCTGAACCACCAGATCGACCCGGCCCTGATGAAGCTGATCGGCGATGAATTTGCCTCGCTGTTCAAGGACTCGGGCATCACCAAGATCGTCACCATCGAGGCCTCGGGCATTGCCCCGGCGATCATGACCGGTCTGAACCTCGGCGTGCCGGTGATTTTCGCGCGCAAGCATCAGTCCCTGACCCTGACCGAAAACCTGCTGTCGGCGACCGTCTACTCGTTTACCAAGCAGACCGAAAGCACCGTGGCGATCTCCCCGCGCCACCTGACCAGCAGCGACCGCGTGCTGATCATCGATGACTTTCTGGCCAATGGTAAGGCGTCGCAAGCGCTGATTTCGATCATCAAACAGGCCGGCGCTACCGTCGCGGGTTTGGGGATCGTGATCGAGAAGTCGTTTCAGGGTGGGCGTGCGGAGCTGGATGCGCAGGGTTATCGGGTTGAGTCGTTGGCTCGCGTTCAGTCGCTGGTTGGCGGCGTCGTGACCTTCATCGAATAAAGCCCTGACACCGCACCCCCTGTAGGAGCTGGCTTGCCAGCGAAGGCGGTGTGTCAGTCGACACATGTATTAACTGACCCACCGCCTTCGCTGGCAAGCCAGCTCCTACAGGGGTTTGAGTGGGCGGTTATTGCGCAGTGGCCTTCAGGCCGGTGAGTAGTAACCGCTGAAACAAATCCTCTTTCATCCCTTGCGGGTCAGTCAGCTGCATCCGTTCCAGATGCCCGGGAAACGCCGACGGCTCTGGCGCATCCAAGGCAGCCTTACCCAACTCCAGAATCTGCGTGAGCTTGAACTTGCTCTTCAACCAATTCAGCGCCCGCAACACATCCCGTTCCACCTCGGTGAAATCACACCCCAGCGGATACTCCGGAAACAGATTCGGATGTAGCGCCTGAATCGCCTGCAAACGCTGCGGATTGTTTTGCGCAAACCGTGGATCGAGGCGGAAGTTCTTCGGCAACTTGCCAACGTTCTGCGCCTGCTCGATCAACCCCGGCTGAAAGCGTGAATCGCTGATGTTCAGCAAGGCCTCGATCACTGCCGCATCCGTCTTGCCGCGCAAATCGGCGATGCCGTATTCGGTCACCACGATGTCCCGAAGGTGCCGCGGGATCGTGCAATGGCCGTATTCCCAGACGATGTTCGAACTGACGTCACCCCCCGACTCGCGCCAGCTGCGCAGTAGCAGCAC carries:
- the rep gene encoding DNA helicase Rep, with product MSRLNPRQQEAVSYVGGPLLVLAGAGSGKTSVITRKIAHLVQNCGIRAQYIVAMTFTNKAAREMKERVGTLLKGGEGRGLTVCTFHNLGLNIIRKEHVRLGYKPGFSIFDETDVKALMTDIMQKEYSGDDGVDEIKNMIGSWKNDLILPPEALENARNPKEQTAAIVYTHYQRTLKAFNAVDFDDLILLPVKLFQEHADILEKWQNKVRYLLVDEYQDTNASQYLLVKLLIGTRNQFTVVGDDDQSIYAWRGARPENLMLLKDDYPSLKVVMLEQNYRSTSRILRCANVLISNNPHEFEKQLWSEMGHGDEIRVIRCRNEDAEAERVAVEILSLHLRTDRPYSDFAILYRGNYQAKLIELKLQHHQVPYRLSGGNSFFGRQEVKDLMAYFRLIVNPDDDNAFLRVINVPRREIGSTTLEKLGNYATERKISMYAATDEIGLGEHLDARFTDRLSRFKRFMDKVREQCAGEDPISALRSMVMDIDYENWLRTNSSSDKAADYRMGNVWFLIEALKNTLEKDEEGEMTVEDAIGKLVLRDMLERQQEEEDGAEGVQMMTLHASKGLEFPYVFIMGMEEEILPHRSSIEADTIEEERRLAYVGITRARQTLAFTFAAKRKQYGEIIDCAPSRFLDELPPDDLAWEGTDDTPVEVKAVRGNTALADIRAMLKR
- a CDS encoding xanthine phosphoribosyltransferase, which encodes MEALHKKIREEGIVLSDQVLKVDAFLNHQIDPALMKLIGDEFASLFKDSGITKIVTIEASGIAPAIMTGLNLGVPVIFARKHQSLTLTENLLSATVYSFTKQTESTVAISPRHLTSSDRVLIIDDFLANGKASQALISIIKQAGATVAGLGIVIEKSFQGGRAELDAQGYRVESLARVQSLVGGVVTFIE